The following proteins come from a genomic window of Burkholderia stabilis:
- the icd gene encoding NADP-dependent isocitrate dehydrogenase, translating to MPYQHIKVPEGGDKITVNKDFSLNVSDQPIIPYIEGDGTGFDITPVMIKVVDAAVAHAYKGKRKIHWMEIFAGEKATKVYGPDVWLPDETLQVLKEYVVSIKGPLTTPVGGGIRSLNVALRQELDLYVCLRPVQYFKGVPSPVREPQKIDMVIFRENSEDIYAGIEWAAGSEQAKKVIKFLQDEMGVKKIRFPETSGIGVKPVSTEGTERLVRKAIQYAIDNDRKSVTLVHKGNIMKFTEGLFRDAGYALAQKEFGGELIDGGPWMRVKNPKTGNEIVIKDSIADAFLQQILLRPAEYDVIATLNLNGDYISDALAAQVGGIGIAPGANLSDSVAMFEATHGTAPKYAGKDYVNPGSEILSAEMMLRHLGWTEAADTIIAAMEKSILQKRVTYDFARLMEGATQVSCSGFGEVLIENM from the coding sequence ATGCCGTATCAGCACATCAAGGTTCCGGAGGGCGGTGACAAGATCACCGTCAACAAGGACTTCTCGCTCAACGTTTCCGATCAGCCGATCATTCCCTATATCGAAGGCGACGGTACTGGCTTCGATATCACGCCGGTCATGATCAAGGTCGTCGACGCGGCGGTCGCGCATGCCTACAAGGGCAAGCGCAAGATCCACTGGATGGAGATCTTCGCGGGCGAGAAGGCGACGAAGGTGTACGGTCCGGACGTGTGGCTCCCGGACGAAACGCTGCAGGTGCTGAAGGAATACGTGGTGTCGATCAAGGGGCCGCTCACGACCCCGGTCGGCGGCGGCATCCGTTCGCTGAACGTCGCGCTGCGCCAGGAACTCGACCTGTACGTGTGTCTGCGCCCGGTCCAGTACTTCAAGGGCGTGCCGTCGCCGGTGCGCGAGCCGCAAAAGATCGACATGGTGATCTTCCGCGAGAACTCGGAAGATATCTACGCGGGCATCGAATGGGCCGCGGGCTCCGAGCAGGCGAAGAAGGTCATCAAGTTCCTGCAGGACGAGATGGGCGTGAAGAAGATCCGCTTCCCGGAAACCTCGGGGATCGGCGTCAAGCCCGTGTCGACCGAAGGCACCGAGCGTCTCGTGCGCAAGGCGATCCAGTACGCGATCGACAACGATCGCAAGTCGGTCACGCTGGTGCACAAGGGCAACATCATGAAGTTCACGGAAGGCCTGTTCCGTGACGCCGGCTACGCGCTGGCGCAGAAGGAATTCGGCGGCGAGCTGATCGACGGCGGCCCGTGGATGCGCGTGAAGAACCCGAAGACGGGCAACGAGATCGTCATCAAGGATTCGATCGCCGATGCGTTCCTGCAGCAGATCCTGCTGCGCCCGGCCGAATACGACGTGATCGCGACGCTGAACCTGAACGGCGACTACATCTCCGACGCACTGGCCGCGCAGGTCGGCGGCATCGGGATCGCACCGGGCGCGAACCTGTCGGATTCGGTCGCGATGTTCGAGGCCACGCACGGCACGGCGCCGAAGTACGCGGGCAAGGATTACGTGAACCCGGGTTCCGAGATCCTGTCGGCGGAAATGATGCTGCGCCATCTCGGCTGGACGGAAGCGGCCGACACGATCATCGCCGCGATGGAGAAGTCGATCCTGCAGAAGCGCGTCACGTACGACTTCGCGCGCCTGATGGAAGGCGCGACGCAGGTGTCGTGCTCGGGCTTCGGCGAAGTGCTGATCGAGAATATGTAA
- a CDS encoding DUF192 domain-containing protein: MQFSLRSSLGRLARAAVFPAALAVLALGMQAASAQMPPGAKQPSEFPRVKLRAGMYVIDAAVAANDADREQGLMYRSQLAPNEGMLFVFNENAVHCFWMKNTLIPLSIAFIRADGTITDIDEMKAETTDNHCPRNNGVYALEMSKGWFAAKGIKPGMKLDGLPKAQ, from the coding sequence GTGCAATTCTCCCTGCGCTCGTCGCTCGGCCGCCTTGCGCGCGCCGCCGTGTTTCCCGCCGCGCTCGCCGTCCTCGCGCTCGGCATGCAGGCCGCCAGCGCGCAGATGCCGCCCGGCGCCAAGCAGCCGAGCGAGTTCCCGCGCGTGAAGCTGCGCGCCGGCATGTACGTGATCGACGCGGCCGTCGCCGCGAACGACGCCGACCGCGAACAGGGGCTGATGTACCGTTCGCAGCTCGCACCGAACGAAGGCATGCTGTTCGTGTTCAACGAGAATGCCGTGCACTGCTTCTGGATGAAGAACACGCTGATCCCGCTGTCGATCGCGTTCATCCGCGCGGACGGCACGATCACCGACATCGACGAGATGAAGGCCGAGACGACCGACAACCACTGCCCGCGCAACAACGGCGTCTATGCGCTCGAAATGAGCAAGGGCTGGTTCGCGGCGAAGGGCATCAAGCCCGGCATGAAGCTCGACGGCCTGCCGAAGGCCCAGTAA
- a CDS encoding CoA transferase — protein sequence MTPELALMHVWQLADGDADALARATVTGQDPTLPSTLHVGTLAAATIAAAGLAAAECDRLRTGRAQTVDVSVRDALVAFRSERYLRVDDGPPPELRHPVTGFFETGDGRWIQLHANFPHHLHGILDVLGCGAQPADVAAAIRTWDGAALDTALAEAGLCAALIRMPDEWAAHEQARAIASLPLFEIERIGDAPVEPIGRGEASQPLSGVRVLDLTRIIAGPVAGRTLASHGAQTLLVNGPHLPNIAPLVIDNGRGKRSTWIDLRDAAGIDTLRTLARDADVFLQSYRPGALAARGFAPQALAELRPGIVCVSVSAYGHAGPWAKRRGFDSLVQSASGIAWQEQQAAHADGPRHLPCQALDHATGYLAAFGAMIALARRAREGGSWHVRLSLAQTGRWLQSFGAVPDGLRAPDLAPADVRDRIDRTVSPFGAIDAVRPAERLSATPPSFARPPAPLGTDEARWL from the coding sequence ATGACACCCGAACTCGCATTGATGCATGTGTGGCAACTCGCCGACGGCGACGCCGACGCGCTGGCCCGCGCGACCGTGACCGGGCAGGACCCGACGCTGCCGTCGACGTTGCATGTCGGCACGCTCGCCGCGGCGACGATCGCGGCAGCCGGCCTCGCGGCGGCCGAATGCGACCGGCTTCGCACGGGCAGGGCACAGACAGTCGACGTATCGGTGCGCGATGCGCTCGTCGCGTTTCGCAGCGAACGCTACCTGCGCGTGGACGACGGCCCGCCGCCGGAGCTGCGTCATCCGGTGACGGGTTTCTTCGAGACGGGCGACGGCCGCTGGATTCAGCTGCACGCGAACTTTCCGCATCACCTGCACGGGATCCTCGACGTGCTCGGGTGCGGCGCGCAGCCGGCCGATGTCGCCGCGGCGATCCGCACGTGGGACGGCGCGGCGCTCGATACCGCGCTGGCCGAGGCCGGCCTGTGCGCGGCATTGATCAGAATGCCTGACGAATGGGCGGCACACGAACAGGCGCGCGCGATTGCATCGCTGCCGCTGTTCGAGATCGAGCGGATCGGCGACGCGCCGGTCGAGCCGATCGGCCGCGGCGAAGCGAGTCAGCCGCTCTCCGGCGTGCGCGTGCTCGATCTCACGCGCATCATCGCGGGGCCGGTCGCGGGCCGCACGCTGGCGTCGCATGGCGCGCAGACGCTGCTCGTCAACGGCCCGCATTTGCCGAACATCGCGCCGCTCGTGATCGACAACGGGCGCGGCAAGCGTTCGACGTGGATCGACCTGCGCGACGCGGCGGGCATCGATACGCTGCGTACGCTCGCGCGCGATGCGGATGTGTTCCTGCAGTCGTACCGGCCCGGCGCACTCGCGGCGCGCGGTTTCGCGCCACAGGCGCTGGCGGAGCTGCGGCCTGGCATCGTCTGCGTGTCGGTGTCCGCGTACGGGCATGCGGGGCCGTGGGCGAAGCGGCGCGGCTTCGACAGTCTCGTGCAGTCGGCGAGCGGGATCGCGTGGCAGGAGCAGCAGGCCGCGCACGCGGACGGGCCGCGCCATCTGCCGTGCCAGGCGCTCGATCATGCAACGGGTTATCTCGCGGCGTTCGGCGCGATGATCGCGCTCGCGCGGCGCGCGCGTGAAGGGGGAAGCTGGCACGTGCGGCTGTCGCTCGCGCAGACGGGGCGCTGGCTGCAGTCGTTCGGTGCGGTGCCGGACGGTTTGCGCGCGCCCGATCTCGCGCCCGCCGACGTGCGCGACCGGATCGACCGCACGGTGTCGCCGTTCGGCGCGATCGACGCCGTGCGTCCGGCCGAGCGGTTGTCGGCGACGCCGCCGTCGTTCGCGCGGCCGCCCGCGCCGCTCGGCACCGACGAGGCGCGCTGGCTGTGA
- a CDS encoding GntR family transcriptional regulator yields MKAPTDDRWQDLRPDPDNDTPLYLQLARKLGDAIHDNRWTAGEALPSERVLSDALGVSRITARKAIALLVEQGLIRRTQGAGNFIQPRYEDPLSRLSSFSEMLERRGFKPSSQWIAREIQPANRDEVIQLGLSPAASVTRLKRLRLADGIVMAVENSTFPATLIPDPQAIGGSLYSYLEARGTPIVRALQHFRAVNATDEIAEQMGIAPHDALLLITRIGYTSDQRAIELTDTYCRNDYYDFVVELRK; encoded by the coding sequence ATGAAGGCACCCACGGACGACCGCTGGCAGGACTTGCGCCCCGACCCCGACAACGACACGCCGCTCTACCTGCAGCTCGCCCGCAAGCTCGGCGACGCGATCCACGACAACCGCTGGACGGCTGGCGAGGCGCTGCCGTCGGAGCGCGTGCTGTCCGACGCGCTCGGCGTGTCGCGCATCACCGCGCGCAAGGCGATCGCGCTGCTCGTCGAGCAAGGGCTGATCCGCCGCACGCAGGGCGCGGGCAACTTCATTCAGCCGCGCTACGAGGACCCGCTGTCGCGGCTGTCGAGCTTCAGCGAAATGCTCGAGCGCCGCGGCTTCAAGCCGAGCTCGCAATGGATCGCGCGCGAGATCCAGCCTGCCAACCGCGACGAAGTGATCCAGCTCGGGCTGTCGCCGGCCGCATCGGTCACGCGCCTGAAGCGGCTGCGCCTCGCGGACGGCATCGTGATGGCCGTCGAGAACTCGACGTTCCCCGCGACGCTGATTCCCGATCCGCAGGCGATCGGCGGTTCGCTGTACAGCTATCTCGAAGCGCGCGGCACGCCGATCGTGCGCGCGCTACAGCATTTCCGCGCGGTCAACGCGACCGACGAGATCGCCGAACAGATGGGCATCGCGCCGCACGACGCGCTGCTGCTGATCACGCGGATCGGCTATACGTCGGACCAGCGCGCGATCGAACTCACCGATACCTACTGCCGCAACGACTACTACGACTTCGTCGTCGAGCTGCGCAAGTAA
- a CDS encoding HoxN/HupN/NixA family nickel/cobalt transporter — protein sequence MPPTPALRRLLTLYAGLIAANVAVWLWALAVLRDHPLLLGTAAIAYGLGLRHAVDADHIAAIDVATRKLMQEGQRPVSVGLFFSLGHSTIVIAATLGIALTAFALRDRFDAFREIGGTIGTAVSATFLLVLACVNLVILRDVWRRYRGTPAHAHDAAHAHRPAGLVSRLLRPLFRFVSKSWHMYPVGVLFGLGFDTATEIGLLAIAAAQASQGLPIYTVMLFPALFTAGMTLIDSTDNVLMIHAYGWAMDDPQRKLLYNASITFVSAAVALAIGGIEAAGLLADKLSLTGPVRDALDALGERFGSIGYGIVALFLVCWIASILFHRWQRAADAPAR from the coding sequence ATGCCGCCCACCCCTGCCCTGCGCCGCCTGCTGACCCTCTATGCCGGCCTGATCGCCGCGAACGTCGCCGTCTGGTTGTGGGCGCTCGCGGTGCTGCGCGATCACCCGCTGCTGCTCGGCACCGCGGCGATCGCGTACGGGCTCGGGTTGCGTCATGCGGTCGACGCCGATCACATCGCCGCGATCGACGTCGCGACGCGCAAGCTGATGCAGGAAGGCCAGCGCCCGGTGAGCGTCGGGCTGTTCTTCTCGCTCGGCCATTCGACGATCGTGATCGCCGCGACGCTCGGCATCGCGCTGACCGCGTTCGCGCTACGCGACCGGTTCGATGCGTTCCGCGAGATCGGCGGCACGATCGGCACCGCGGTGTCCGCCACCTTCCTGCTCGTGCTCGCGTGCGTGAACCTGGTGATCCTGCGCGACGTCTGGCGGCGCTATCGCGGCACGCCGGCGCACGCGCACGACGCCGCGCATGCGCACCGCCCGGCCGGACTCGTGTCGCGGCTGCTGCGCCCGCTGTTCCGCTTCGTGTCGAAGAGCTGGCACATGTATCCGGTCGGCGTGCTGTTCGGGCTCGGCTTCGATACCGCGACCGAAATCGGCCTGCTCGCGATTGCCGCCGCGCAGGCGAGCCAGGGCCTGCCGATCTATACCGTCATGCTGTTTCCCGCGCTGTTCACGGCCGGCATGACGCTGATCGATTCGACCGACAACGTGCTGATGATTCATGCGTACGGGTGGGCGATGGACGACCCGCAGCGCAAGCTGCTCTACAACGCGAGCATCACGTTCGTGTCGGCGGCCGTCGCGCTCGCGATCGGCGGGATCGAGGCTGCCGGCCTGCTCGCCGACAAGCTGTCGCTGACGGGCCCCGTGCGCGACGCGCTCGATGCGCTCGGCGAACGCTTCGGCTCGATCGGCTACGGGATCGTCGCGCTGTTTCTCGTCTGCTGGATCGCGTCGATCCTGTTCCACCGCTGGCAGCGCGCGGCCGACGCGCCGGCGCGCTGA
- the fusA gene encoding elongation factor G, whose amino-acid sequence MPRKTPIERYRNIGISAHIDAGKTTTTERILFYTGVSHKIGEVHDGAATMDWMEQEQERGITITSAATTAFWKGMAGNYPEHRINIIDTPGHVDFTIEVERSMRVLDGACMVYDSVGGVQPQSETVWRQANKYKVPRIAFVNKMDRVGADFFRVQRQIGDRLKGVAVPIQIPIGAEDHFQGVVDLVKMKAIVWDDESQGVKFTYEDIPANLVELAHEWREKMVEAAAEASEELLEKYLHDHESLTEDEIKAALRQRTIANEIVPMLCGSAFKNKGVQAMLDAVIDYLPSPADVPAILGHDLHDKEAERHPNDEDPFSSLAFKIMTDPFVGQLIFFRVYSGVVESGDTVLNATKDKKERLGRILQMHANERKEIKEVRAGDIAAAVGLKEATTGDTLCDPAHPIVLERMIFPEPVISQAVEPKTKADQEKMGLALNRLAQEDPSFRVQTDEESGQTIISGMGELHLEILVDRMKREFGVEATVGKPQVAYRETVRTKAADVEGKFVKQSGGRGQYGHAVITLEPNPGKGYEFVDAIKGGVIPREYIPSVDKGIQETLKSGVLAGYPVVDVKVTLTFGSYHDVDSNENAFRMAGSMAFKEAMRRAKPVLLEPMMAVEVETPEDFMGNVMGDLSSRRGIVQGMDDIAGGGGKLVRAEVPLAEMFGYSTSLRSATQGRATYTMEFKHYAETPANVSEGVISAKAK is encoded by the coding sequence GTGCCCCGCAAAACCCCCATCGAGCGCTATCGCAATATCGGGATCAGCGCTCACATCGATGCCGGCAAGACCACGACGACCGAGCGCATCCTGTTTTACACCGGTGTGAGCCACAAGATCGGTGAAGTGCACGACGGCGCGGCCACGATGGACTGGATGGAGCAGGAGCAGGAACGCGGCATCACGATCACGTCGGCGGCGACCACGGCCTTCTGGAAAGGCATGGCCGGCAACTATCCGGAACACCGCATCAACATCATCGACACGCCCGGGCACGTCGACTTCACGATCGAAGTCGAACGCTCGATGCGCGTGCTCGACGGCGCGTGCATGGTCTACGACTCGGTCGGCGGCGTGCAGCCGCAGTCCGAAACCGTGTGGCGCCAGGCGAACAAGTACAAGGTGCCGCGCATCGCGTTCGTCAACAAGATGGACCGCGTCGGCGCCGATTTCTTCCGCGTGCAGCGGCAGATCGGCGACCGCCTGAAGGGCGTCGCCGTGCCGATCCAGATCCCGATCGGCGCGGAAGATCATTTCCAGGGCGTCGTCGATCTCGTGAAGATGAAGGCGATCGTCTGGGACGACGAAAGCCAGGGCGTGAAGTTCACGTACGAGGACATCCCGGCGAATCTCGTCGAGCTCGCGCACGAGTGGCGCGAGAAGATGGTCGAGGCCGCGGCGGAAGCGAGCGAGGAACTGCTCGAGAAGTACCTGCACGACCATGAATCGCTGACCGAGGACGAGATCAAGGCCGCGCTGCGCCAGCGCACGATCGCCAACGAGATCGTGCCGATGCTGTGCGGCAGCGCGTTCAAGAACAAGGGCGTGCAGGCGATGCTCGACGCGGTGATCGACTACCTGCCGTCGCCGGCCGACGTGCCCGCGATTCTCGGCCACGACCTGCACGACAAGGAAGCGGAGCGTCATCCGAACGACGAAGATCCGTTCTCGTCGCTCGCGTTCAAGATCATGACCGACCCGTTCGTCGGCCAGTTGATCTTCTTCCGCGTGTATTCGGGTGTGGTCGAATCCGGCGACACGGTGCTCAACGCGACGAAGGACAAGAAGGAACGGCTCGGCCGGATCCTGCAGATGCACGCGAACGAGCGCAAGGAAATCAAGGAAGTGCGCGCGGGCGACATCGCGGCGGCCGTCGGCCTGAAGGAAGCGACCACCGGCGACACGCTGTGCGATCCGGCGCATCCGATCGTGCTCGAGCGGATGATTTTCCCCGAGCCGGTGATTTCGCAGGCCGTCGAGCCGAAGACGAAGGCCGACCAGGAAAAGATGGGGCTGGCGCTGAACCGTCTGGCCCAGGAAGATCCGTCGTTCCGCGTGCAGACCGACGAAGAGTCCGGTCAGACGATCATTTCGGGGATGGGTGAGCTCCACCTCGAAATCCTGGTCGACCGGATGAAGCGCGAGTTCGGCGTGGAGGCGACCGTCGGCAAGCCGCAGGTCGCGTATCGCGAAACGGTGCGCACGAAGGCGGCGGACGTCGAGGGCAAGTTCGTCAAGCAATCGGGCGGCCGCGGCCAGTATGGTCATGCGGTGATCACGCTCGAGCCGAACCCCGGCAAGGGCTACGAATTCGTCGACGCGATCAAGGGCGGCGTGATCCCGCGCGAATACATTCCGTCGGTCGACAAGGGGATCCAGGAAACGCTGAAGAGCGGCGTGCTGGCGGGTTATCCGGTCGTCGACGTGAAGGTCACGCTGACGTTCGGTTCGTACCACGACGTCGACTCGAACGAAAACGCGTTCCGGATGGCCGGCTCGATGGCGTTCAAGGAAGCGATGCGCCGTGCGAAGCCCGTGCTGCTCGAGCCGATGATGGCGGTCGAAGTCGAAACGCCCGAGGATTTCATGGGCAACGTGATGGGCGACCTGTCGAGCCGGCGCGGCATCGTGCAGGGGATGGACGACATCGCGGGCGGCGGCGGCAAGCTGGTGCGCGCCGAGGTTCCGCTCGCCGAAATGTTCGGCTATTCGACGTCGCTGCGCTCGGCCACGCAAGGTCGCGCGACGTACACGATGGAGTTCAAGCACTACGCTGAAACGCCGGCGAACGTGTCGGAAGGCGTGATCAGCGCGAAGGCGAAGTAA
- a CDS encoding NADP-dependent isocitrate dehydrogenase, with product MSTSPKIIYTLTDEAPALATYSLLPIVKAFTRSSGVAVETRDISLAGRIIAAFADVLPSEQKGSDDLAELGQLTLKPEANIIKLPNISASVPQLKAAIVELQAQGYKLPAYPEDPSTDEEKAVKARYDKIKGSAVNPVLREGNSDRRAPLSVKNYARKHPHKMGAWKATSKAHVAHMSEGDFYGSEKSALIADAGSVKIELTTADGVKKVLKEKTAVKAGEIIDASVMSRKALRSFIEAQIADAKAQDVLFSVHLKATMMKVSDPILFGHFVSVFYRDALAKHADVLAQAGFNPNNGIGDLYARLKDLPADTREAIEADVKAEYAVRPRLAMVNSDKGITNLHVPSDVIVDASMPAMIRDSGGMWGPDGQLYDAKAVIPDRCYAGVYQAVIEDCKQHGAFDPVTMGSVPNVGLMAQAAEEYGSHDKTFQIPADGVVRVTDEAGNVLLEHAVESGDIWRMCQTKDAPVQDWVKLAVNRARATGAPAVFWLDPARAHDAQIIAKVERYLKDHDTNGLDIRILTPVDATRFSLERIRAGKDTISVTGNVLRDYLTDLFPIMELGTSAKMLSIVPLMAGGGMFETGAGGSAPKHVQQFVEEGFLRWDSLGEFLALAASLEHLGHAYQNPKAVVLAKTLDQATGKFLDENKSPARKVGGLDNRGSHFYLCLYWAQALAEQTEDAALKAQFEGVAKALSDSEARILEELAGAQGKPQAIGGYYRPNVDLTSQAMRPSATLNGIVDAVA from the coding sequence ATGTCCACTTCGCCCAAGATCATCTACACCCTCACCGACGAAGCGCCCGCGCTCGCGACCTATTCGCTGCTGCCGATCGTCAAGGCCTTCACGCGCTCGTCGGGCGTCGCCGTCGAAACGCGCGACATCTCGCTCGCCGGCCGCATCATCGCGGCATTCGCAGACGTCCTGCCGTCGGAGCAGAAGGGTTCCGACGATCTGGCCGAGCTGGGCCAGCTCACGCTGAAGCCGGAAGCGAACATCATCAAGCTGCCGAACATCAGCGCCTCGGTGCCGCAGCTGAAGGCCGCGATCGTCGAACTGCAGGCGCAAGGCTACAAGCTGCCGGCCTATCCGGAAGATCCGTCGACCGACGAGGAAAAGGCGGTCAAGGCCCGCTACGACAAGATCAAGGGCAGCGCGGTGAACCCGGTGCTGCGCGAAGGCAACTCCGATCGCCGCGCGCCGCTGTCGGTCAAGAACTACGCACGCAAGCATCCGCACAAGATGGGCGCCTGGAAGGCGACCTCGAAGGCGCACGTCGCGCACATGAGCGAAGGCGACTTCTACGGCAGCGAGAAGTCGGCGCTGATCGCCGATGCCGGCAGCGTGAAGATCGAACTCACGACGGCCGACGGCGTGAAGAAGGTCCTGAAGGAAAAGACGGCCGTGAAGGCCGGTGAAATCATCGACGCGTCGGTGATGAGCCGCAAGGCGCTGCGCAGCTTCATCGAAGCGCAGATCGCCGATGCGAAGGCGCAGGACGTGCTGTTCTCGGTGCACCTGAAGGCGACCATGATGAAGGTCTCCGACCCGATCCTGTTCGGCCATTTCGTGTCGGTGTTCTACCGCGACGCGCTCGCGAAGCACGCGGACGTGTTGGCGCAGGCCGGTTTCAACCCGAACAACGGGATCGGCGACCTGTACGCGCGCCTGAAGGACCTGCCGGCCGACACGCGCGAAGCGATCGAAGCCGACGTCAAGGCCGAATACGCGGTGCGCCCGCGCCTCGCGATGGTCAACTCGGACAAGGGCATCACGAACCTGCACGTGCCGAGCGACGTGATCGTCGACGCATCGATGCCGGCGATGATCCGCGATTCCGGCGGCATGTGGGGCCCGGACGGCCAACTGTACGACGCGAAGGCCGTGATTCCGGACCGCTGCTATGCGGGCGTGTACCAGGCCGTGATCGAGGATTGCAAGCAGCACGGCGCATTCGATCCGGTCACGATGGGCAGCGTGCCGAACGTCGGCCTGATGGCGCAGGCGGCCGAAGAATACGGTTCGCACGACAAGACGTTCCAGATCCCGGCGGACGGCGTCGTGCGCGTGACCGATGAAGCCGGCAACGTGCTGCTCGAGCACGCGGTCGAGTCGGGCGACATCTGGCGCATGTGCCAGACGAAGGACGCGCCGGTGCAGGACTGGGTCAAGCTCGCGGTCAACCGCGCCCGCGCGACCGGCGCACCGGCCGTGTTCTGGCTCGATCCGGCGCGTGCGCACGATGCGCAGATCATCGCGAAGGTCGAACGCTACCTGAAGGATCACGACACGAACGGCCTCGACATCCGCATCCTGACGCCGGTCGACGCAACGCGTTTCTCGCTCGAGCGCATCCGTGCGGGCAAGGACACGATCTCGGTCACCGGCAACGTGCTGCGCGACTACCTGACCGACCTGTTCCCGATCATGGAACTCGGCACCAGCGCGAAGATGTTGTCGATCGTGCCGTTGATGGCCGGTGGCGGGATGTTCGAAACGGGCGCGGGCGGTTCGGCGCCGAAGCACGTGCAGCAGTTCGTCGAGGAAGGCTTCCTGCGTTGGGATTCGCTCGGCGAATTCCTTGCGCTGGCAGCGTCGCTCGAGCACCTCGGTCACGCATACCAGAACCCGAAGGCGGTCGTGCTCGCGAAGACGCTCGACCAGGCGACCGGCAAGTTCCTGGACGAGAACAAGTCGCCGGCGCGCAAGGTCGGCGGCCTCGACAACCGCGGCAGCCACTTCTACCTGTGCCTGTACTGGGCGCAGGCGCTTGCCGAGCAGACCGAGGACGCCGCGCTGAAGGCGCAGTTCGAAGGCGTGGCGAAGGCGCTGTCCGACAGCGAAGCGCGCATCCTGGAAGAACTGGCTGGCGCACAAGGCAAGCCGCAGGCGATTGGCGGCTACTATCGCCCGAACGTCGATCTGACGAGCCAGGCGATGCGCCCGAGCGCGACGCTGAACGGGATCGTCGACGCGGTCGCCTGA
- a CDS encoding pseudouridine synthase — protein sequence MNLIALNKPFGTICQFSAHETRPSLGDWVKTPGVYAAGRLDADSEGLLLLTDDGALQARIAEPRHKLVKRYWAQVDGAPGPADLKALARGVDLGDYVTRPCRAEFIEPPDALWPRNPPIRYRAAIPTTWIELAITEGKNRQVRRMTAAVGFPTLRLVRVGIGALDIFALGIAPGETIALPPRAPWEGFARAE from the coding sequence ATGAACCTGATCGCCCTCAACAAGCCGTTCGGCACGATTTGCCAGTTTTCCGCGCACGAGACGCGGCCGTCTCTCGGCGACTGGGTAAAAACGCCCGGCGTCTATGCGGCCGGCCGGCTGGACGCGGACAGCGAGGGGCTGCTGCTGCTCACCGACGACGGCGCGCTGCAGGCGCGCATCGCGGAGCCGCGCCACAAGCTCGTCAAGCGCTACTGGGCGCAGGTGGACGGCGCGCCCGGCCCGGCCGACCTGAAGGCGCTCGCACGCGGCGTCGATCTCGGCGACTACGTGACGCGCCCGTGCCGCGCCGAATTCATCGAGCCGCCCGACGCGCTGTGGCCGCGCAACCCGCCGATCCGCTACCGCGCCGCGATCCCGACGACGTGGATCGAGCTCGCGATCACCGAAGGCAAGAACCGGCAGGTGCGTCGGATGACGGCGGCCGTCGGCTTTCCGACCTTGCGCCTCGTACGCGTCGGTATCGGCGCGCTCGATATATTCGCGCTCGGCATTGCACCGGGAGAAACAATCGCGCTGCCGCCGCGCGCGCCGTGGGAGGGTTTCGCGCGCGCCGAATGA
- a CDS encoding aldo/keto reductase has protein sequence MTDTIATVVLPDGETIPKLGLGTWEMGERAARRADEIAALREGVALGMTLVDTAEMYGEGATEALVGEALQGLRDDVFLVSKVYPHHASRRGVVAACDASLKRLRTDRLDLYLLHWRGSVPLEETVEGFEALRRAGKIRHWGVSNFDTADMAELVDEAGGGACATNQILYNIARRGAEFDLLPWLTEHRMPAMAYSPVDHGRLPKRSPLDEIARQRGVSVMRVALAWVLARPGVFAIPKASRIEHVRDNRAALDLVLTDDEHAQLDAYFRPPRSKRALEML, from the coding sequence ATGACAGACACGATCGCGACGGTCGTCCTGCCTGACGGCGAGACGATTCCGAAGCTTGGCCTGGGCACCTGGGAAATGGGCGAGCGGGCGGCCCGCCGCGCGGACGAGATCGCCGCGCTGCGCGAGGGCGTCGCGCTCGGGATGACGCTGGTCGATACGGCCGAGATGTATGGCGAAGGCGCGACCGAAGCACTCGTCGGCGAAGCGCTGCAGGGCCTGCGCGACGACGTGTTCCTCGTCAGCAAGGTTTATCCGCACCATGCGAGCCGGCGCGGCGTCGTCGCCGCATGCGACGCGAGTCTCAAGCGCCTGCGCACCGATCGCCTCGACCTGTACCTGCTGCACTGGCGCGGCTCGGTGCCGCTCGAGGAGACGGTCGAGGGCTTCGAGGCGCTGCGGCGCGCGGGCAAGATCCGCCACTGGGGCGTCAGCAACTTCGATACGGCCGACATGGCCGAGCTCGTCGACGAGGCGGGCGGCGGCGCGTGCGCAACCAACCAGATCCTCTACAACATCGCGCGGCGCGGCGCGGAATTCGACCTGCTGCCGTGGCTCACCGAACACCGGATGCCGGCGATGGCGTACAGCCCGGTCGATCACGGGCGGCTGCCGAAGCGCTCGCCGCTCGACGAGATCGCGCGGCAGCGCGGTGTGTCGGTGATGCGCGTCGCGCTGGCGTGGGTGCTCGCGCGGCCGGGCGTGTTCGCGATCCCGAAGGCGTCGAGAATCGAACACGTGCGCGACAATCGCGCGGCGCTCGATCTCGTACTGACCGACGACGAGCACGCGCAGCTCGACGCGTACTTCCGCCCGCCGCGCAGCAAGCGCGCGCTCGAAATGCTCTGA